A stretch of the Rosa rugosa chromosome 5, drRosRugo1.1, whole genome shotgun sequence genome encodes the following:
- the LOC133708266 gene encoding mogroside IE synthase-like, with amino-acid sequence MAEKNGGNQSHILVFFFPVQGHMNPMVQFSKRLASKGQKVTIVTTTSASKSMKTGSFGRNLNIELVSDGSEHVQQGSETMKQSVERVQTETTKSLVELIKKIKNSSDANEKYLLKFLVYHYSMPWALNIAREQGIDGGPFYTTPASVKTICYHYHKGVLKLPLEEPTKKLPGLPPLQLEDLPSFFSDPNSDPVFVDIAMQQFSNLSEVKWIFHSTFEKLENEVLEWMANQNLPIKAIGPTIPSMFLDKKLEDDKDYGLNLFEPNVECMKWLDSKETGSVVYASFGSLANLTKEQFEELAWGLYNSNHNFLWVVRESEKEKLPTNFGDRIAEKGLVVTWCTQLQVLAHKAVGCFLTHCGWNSALEALSLGVPMVGMPHRADHPTVAKYVKDVWKVGVRVKVKEGSVTKEEISACIRQVMDTDKGMEFRKAALVWKELAKEAIAEGGSSDKNIEEFVAKMKLT; translated from the exons ATGGCAGAAAAAAATGGTGGTAATCAAAGTCAcattcttgttttcttttttccagtTCAAGGTCATATGAACCCAATGGTTCAATTCTCCAAGCGCCTAGCCTCCAAGGGTCAAAAGGTCACAATAGTCACAACCACCTCTGCTAGCAAATCCATGAAAACAGGCTCTTTCGGACGCAACCTGAACATCGAACTTGTTTCAGATGGCTCCGAACATGTTCAGCAAGGGTCGGAAACTATGAAGCAATCTGTCGAGCGTGTCCAAACTGAAACTACGAAATCTCTAGTCGAGCTtatcaagaagatcaagaataGTAGTGATGCAAATGAGAAATACCTGCTCAAGTTCCTGGTTTACCATTACAGCATGCCTTGGGCTTTGAACATAGCACGAGAGCAAGGCATAGATGGTGGTCCATTTTATACAACTCCGGCTTCGGTTAAAACCATATGTTACCACTATCACAAAGGAGTACTGAAGCTTCCCTTAGAAGAGCCGACGAAAAAATTGCCTGGCCTACCACCACTACAGCTCGAAGATTTACCATCTTTTTTCTCAGATCCTAATTCAGACCCAGTTTTCGTTGACATTGCCATGCAGCAATTCTCCAATTTGAGTGAAGTGAAATGGATCTTCCATAGCACTTTcgaaaaattggaaaatgag GTACTGGAATGGATGGCAAACCAAAACTTACCGATCAAGGCGATAGGACCTACAATTCCGTCAATGTTTTTGGACAAAAAGTTGGAGGATGACAAAGACTATGGTCTTAACCTTTTTGAGCCTAATGTGGAGTGCATGAAGTGGTTAGACTCCAAGGAAACAGGTTCAGTCGTTTATGCATCATTTGGAAGTTTAGCCAACCTCACTAAAGAGCAATTTGAAGAACTAGCATGGGGTCTATATAACAGCAACCACAACTTCTTATGGGTAGTTCGAGAATCAGAAAAGGAAAAGCTCCCAACAAATTTCGGAGATAGGATAGCGGAGAAGGGTCTTGTGGTGACTTGGTGCACACAGTTACAAGTTTTAGCTCACAAGGCTGTGGGATGCTTTCTTACTCATTGTGGATGGAATTCGGCTCTCGAAGCATTAAGCTTGGGAGTACCAATGGTGGGAATGCCGCACCGGGCCGATCATCCAACTGTTGCTAAATATGTTAAGGATGTGTGGAAAGTCGGAGTTAGGGTAAAGGTGAAGGAGGGCTCTGTGACAAAAGAAGAAATAAGTGCATGTATTAGGCAAGTCATGGACACAGACAAAGGGATGGAGTTTAGAAAAGCTGCACTAGTTTGGAAGGAATTGGCTAAAGAGGCAATAGCTGAGGGTGGAAGCTCTGATAAGAACATTGAGGAATTTGTGGCAAAAATGAAGTTAACTTAA
- the LOC133712844 gene encoding uncharacterized protein LOC133712844 — MGTSNEGKEIDRCTFWRLIHSKPKKDGTGTVPINDEAEKIFLELDKLEQREHLNGRELTIDLLNELFCEQFGPETYNAVRGYGLGVEWVDVPGIQTAKPAVSYDVASLQYELEASLAEITRLTAVASSQKG, encoded by the exons ATGG GAACTTCAAACGAAGGGAAAGAAATAGATCGCTGCACATTCTGGAGATTGATTCACAGCAAACCAAAGAAAGACGGTACTGGGACCGTGCCAATTAATGATGAAGCAGAAAAAATCTTT TTGGAATTGGATAAGCTTGAGCAAAGGGAGCACTTAAATGGTAGGGAACTCACTATAGACTTATTGAATGAATTGTTTTGTGAGCAATTTGGACCAGAGACATATAATGCAGTTCGAGGGTATGGACTGGGAGTAGAGTGGGTTGATGTTCCTGGAATACAAACTGCAAAGCCAGCAGTTTCTTACGATGTAGCATCACTTCAGTATGAACTTGAAGCCTCACTTGCTGAGATCACGAGGTTGACAGCGGTAGCTAGCAGCCAAAAAGGATGA
- the LOC133708040 gene encoding uncharacterized protein LOC133708040, translating into MDKEWVFLHRRSDEYLLGLRAFISHAVAVAGIDGNIKCPCKVCGNRHQRSATDVEDHLQISGMDDIYANGIWDKHGETVPNVTDEIHHMFQNEDMSSLLADAFGMHDYMAEPDVVDEQSSPPQGPTPYAAKFFKMVEEAQTELYPGCGKSKLLFLVRLYQVKTMFGMTDSCLNAMLTLIKQWFPNVDLPESIYKVKKFITDLGLTYEKIDACPNYCMLYYKEHANDTSCHVCGSSRYKRVADSENPSRSRVPQKVLRYFPLGPRLQRLYLSRYTSESMIWHVEHRLKDDVLRHPADSKAWEQLDSIDPTFGSEARNVRLGLASDGVNPFGTMSQSHSTWPVVMSVYNLPPWLCMKKPYLMLSLLIPGPTSPGNNIDVYLRSLVDELKTLWEEGIPTYDAFKKEEFNMQAAVMWTINDFPAYAMLSGWSTKGYKACPHCGHNTKSY; encoded by the coding sequence ATGGATAAAGAATGGGTATTTTTGCACCGGCGTAGTGATGAATATTTGCTTGGCCTACGAGCTTTCATCTCCCATGCAGTGGCTGTTGCTGGGATTGATGGAAACATCAAGTGTCCGTGTAAAGTTTGTGGTAATAGACATCAGAGATCAGCTACAGATGTTGAAGATCATCTACAGATAAGTGGAATGGATGATATTTATGCTAATGGTATCTGGGACAAGCATGGCGAGACGGTGCCTAATGTAACTGATGAAATTCACCATATGTTTCAGAATGAGGATATGTCCAGCTTGTTGGCTGATGCCTTTGGGATGCATGATTATATGGCTGAACCTGATGTTGTTGATGAACAGTCCTCTCCTCCACAAGGGCCAACTCCCTATGCTGCCAAGTTCTTCAAAATGGTGGAGGAGGCCCAAACAGAATTGTATCCAGGTTGTGGGAAGTCAAAACTATTATTTTTGGTGCGTTTGTACCAGGTCAAAACTATGTTTGGTATGACTGATTCATGCTTGAATGCAATGTTGACCCTCATAAAACAGTGGTTCCCAAATGTGGATTTGCCTGAATCCATTTACAAGGTGAAGAAGTTCATTACTGATTTGGGTTTGACATATGAAAAAATTGATGCTTGCCCGAATTATTGTATGTTGTACTACAAAGAACATGCCAATGATACGTCCTGCCATGTCTGTGGATCTTCTCGTTACAAGAGAGTTGCAGATTCTGAGAATCCAAGTCGTTCTCGAGTTCCTCAAAAGGTATTACGGTACTTCCCATTGGGCCCAAGACTTCAACGGCTTTACCTGTCACGATATACTTCTGAGTCCATGATTTGGCATGTTGAACATAGACTGAAAGATGATGTTTTGAGACACCCGGCAGATTCCAAGGCATGGGAGCAACTTGATAGTATTGACCCAACATTTGGAAGTGAAGCACGCAATGTTCGCCTTGGTTTGGCTAGTGATGGTGTTAATCCATTTGGCACAATGAGTCAATCTCACAGTACTTGGCCAGTTGTAATGTCAGTATACAACCTTCCACCTTGGCTCTGCATGAAGAAACCATACCTTATGTTGTCTTTGCTTATTCCTGGCCCTACAAGCCCTGGTAATAATATAGATGTCTACCTTCGGTCTTTGGTGGATGAGCTGAAAACTCTATGGGAAGAAGGGATACCAACCTATGATGCATTTAAGAAGGAAGAATTCAACATGCAGGCTGCCGTTATGTGGACCATTAATGACTTCCCAGCATACGCTATGCTTTCCGGTTGGAGTACTAAGGGATATAAAGCATGCCCTCATTGTGGCCATAATACCAAGTCTTATTGA